From Atribacterota bacterium, one genomic window encodes:
- a CDS encoding cytidylate kinase family protein, whose amino-acid sequence MGNFSIVTVSREVESLGDEIALKLSKKLGFEMIDREKWVSVLEDWKPGFPAEPPLDDQMQKEWMTTVRSFLQERAEKRAFVLLGRGGQRVLEGLDSAFHLLIVAPTEIRLRRIMEKYHQDEVTAARILAEQDLQRERFLLRHFGIDWRNPLYYHLVLNTGSYRVEEACNLIMEAMKKVADRLFISGKQKSLFEEKNFIKETVVFSHPSEEEFARLLNFYNIRWLYEPRTFPLAWDSEGNVTEAFAPDFYLPDFDLFIELTTQKQKLTWKKNKKVRRLKELYPEVKIKLIYARDYQHIVRKFGGSK is encoded by the coding sequence GTGGGAAACTTTTCGATTGTCACGGTTTCACGAGAAGTAGAGAGCTTGGGGGATGAAATTGCCCTGAAGCTTTCCAAAAAACTGGGTTTCGAGATGATTGACCGAGAAAAATGGGTTTCAGTTTTAGAAGATTGGAAGCCTGGCTTTCCGGCCGAACCACCTCTTGATGACCAGATGCAAAAGGAATGGATGACCACGGTGCGCTCATTTCTTCAGGAGCGAGCCGAAAAACGGGCTTTTGTGCTTTTGGGAAGAGGAGGACAGAGAGTTCTCGAAGGTCTTGATTCGGCCTTCCATCTTTTGATTGTGGCCCCAACGGAGATTCGTCTCCGAAGGATTATGGAAAAATACCATCAGGACGAAGTCACTGCGGCGCGTATTCTTGCTGAACAGGATCTACAGAGAGAGAGGTTTTTGTTGCGCCATTTTGGGATTGATTGGAGGAATCCTCTTTATTACCACTTGGTGCTCAATACTGGTTCGTACCGGGTAGAAGAAGCCTGTAATCTGATAATGGAAGCGATGAAAAAAGTGGCTGATAGATTGTTCATCTCTGGAAAACAAAAGTCGCTCTTTGAAGAGAAAAATTTCATCAAAGAAACAGTGGTATTTTCCCATCCTTCGGAGGAAGAATTTGCCCGGCTTCTCAACTTTTATAACATCCGTTGGCTTTACGAACCGAGGACTTTTCCTTTAGCCTGGGACAGCGAAGGCAATGTGACCGAGGCGTTCGCTCCCGATTTTTACCTGCCTGATTTTGATCTTTTTATCGAATTGACGACTCAAAAACAAAAGTTAACCTGGAAGAAAAATAAAAAGGTGCGTCGGCTCAAGGAACTTTATCCCGAGGTGAAGATAAAACTCATCTATGCTCGAGACTACCAGCACATTGTGCGCAAATTTGGAGGGAGTAAATGA
- the hpt gene encoding hypoxanthine phosphoribosyltransferase: MTEPTRLGNLVFSREEVTKRVQEVGVEISRDYEGRRPLLIVILRGAVYFAVDLSRTLSVPFDIDFMALSPFKPGLQRVEIEKDADTPLLGRDVLIIEDIVDTGLTLNFLKRQLEKRFPRSIKVCSFLNCPSRRIVEVEIHYFCFEIPDVYVVGYGLDFKGDFRNLLGVYTLYDPTGRDTQILKKMGKGGKQ, encoded by the coding sequence ATGACTGAACCAACTCGTTTGGGAAACCTCGTTTTTAGCCGAGAGGAAGTCACAAAACGGGTACAGGAGGTTGGTGTAGAAATCAGCCGCGATTATGAAGGCCGGAGACCCTTACTGATCGTGATATTACGGGGGGCAGTGTATTTTGCGGTGGATCTCAGCCGAACACTCTCAGTGCCATTTGACATCGATTTTATGGCCCTTTCTCCCTTTAAACCTGGTTTACAGCGGGTGGAAATTGAAAAGGATGCGGATACACCCCTTTTGGGGAGAGATGTTTTGATTATTGAAGATATTGTGGATACGGGATTGACCTTGAATTTTCTGAAGCGCCAATTAGAGAAAAGGTTTCCTAGGAGTATCAAAGTATGTAGCTTTTTGAACTGTCCGAGTCGACGCATTGTCGAGGTGGAAATTCACTACTTTTGCTTTGAGATTCCGGACGTTTATGTGGTTGGATATGGTCTGGATTTTAAAGGTGATTTTCGCAATCTCCTTGGAGTATACACGTTATACGATCCGACTGGACGAGATACCCAGATACTGAAAAAGATGGGGAAAGGAGGAAAGCAGTGA
- the hisC gene encoding histidinol-phosphate transaminase translates to MNFVREAVRKMEGYVPGEQPQEEGYIKLNTNENPYPPSPKIVERLIEFLSHASLALYPQPLSDRVREQIEKIYGFPREWVMVGNGSDELLNIVLRVFAGKGDVVAYPFPTYTLYRTLVLLQEAEPREIPFPEDFSLPGELITVKANLKVLCNPNSPTGTYIPKEEIEELLRMSSCPVLVDEAYVDFAPESVLSLLPRFSNLLVARTLSKSFSLAGLRIGFLFAHPETLREILKAKDSYNVSTLSQVGAEVALEEIAYAMENVERIRRTRSWFTRKMEEMGFYVYPSQANFILIRREGYDLRFLYEALKKRKILVRYFGEWPSCLRITVGTDEQMEALLHNMREIVRELF, encoded by the coding sequence GTGAATTTTGTTCGTGAAGCCGTTCGGAAGATGGAAGGATATGTGCCGGGAGAACAACCCCAAGAGGAGGGATATATTAAACTCAACACCAATGAAAATCCGTACCCTCCCTCTCCCAAGATTGTGGAAAGGCTTATTGAGTTCCTCTCCCATGCTTCTCTTGCACTCTATCCGCAACCTCTCAGTGACCGGGTACGAGAGCAAATTGAGAAAATCTATGGGTTTCCCAGAGAATGGGTGATGGTGGGGAATGGTTCAGACGAGCTCCTGAACATAGTATTGCGAGTTTTTGCTGGAAAGGGAGATGTGGTAGCCTATCCTTTCCCTACGTATACGCTTTATAGAACTCTGGTGCTCCTTCAAGAAGCTGAGCCTCGAGAAATCCCATTTCCAGAGGATTTTTCTCTCCCTGGAGAGCTTATCACTGTAAAGGCGAATCTGAAGGTGCTCTGTAATCCAAATTCTCCCACCGGGACATACATTCCCAAAGAGGAGATCGAGGAGCTCCTGCGTATGTCTTCATGTCCGGTGCTGGTGGACGAAGCTTATGTGGATTTTGCTCCGGAGAGCGTTCTTTCTCTGCTTCCTCGGTTTTCGAATCTGCTTGTAGCGCGGACACTTTCTAAATCTTTTTCTCTGGCCGGTTTACGCATTGGTTTTCTTTTCGCACATCCCGAGACACTGCGGGAAATTTTGAAAGCTAAGGATTCCTACAACGTGAGCACTCTTTCTCAGGTCGGGGCCGAGGTTGCTCTGGAAGAGATTGCGTATGCCATGGAAAATGTGGAGCGAATCAGGCGTACTCGTTCCTGGTTTACCAGAAAGATGGAGGAGATGGGATTTTACGTGTACCCGTCTCAGGCGAATTTCATCCTGATTCGAAGAGAGGGATACGACCTACGTTTTCTCTACGAAGCGCTCAAAAAAAGAAAGATTCTGGTGCGATATTTCGGAGAATGGCCCAGCTGTTTGCGAATCACCGTTGGTACCGATGAGCAGATGGAAGCCTTGCTCCATAATATGCGAGAAATCGTAAGGGAGTTATTTTGA
- a CDS encoding pyridoxal-phosphate dependent enzyme, with protein sequence MRWPGILEYFAEYLPLTEKTPLITLQEGNTPLISSSSLFKKVGVGRLFFKFEGMNPTGSFKDRGMVVAIAKAKEEGKEVVMCASTGNTSASAAAYAKRAGLSCVVLIPQGKIALFGNSTHCQLGLAGHPQLAHQQHIERRSERLRHFVGDRHT encoded by the coding sequence TTGCGTTGGCCGGGGATTTTAGAGTACTTTGCTGAATATCTCCCTCTCACTGAAAAAACACCCCTCATTACCCTTCAGGAGGGGAACACCCCTCTGATTTCGTCTTCAAGCCTCTTTAAGAAGGTTGGAGTGGGAAGGTTGTTTTTTAAATTTGAGGGGATGAATCCTACCGGTTCATTTAAGGATCGGGGAATGGTGGTGGCGATCGCTAAGGCCAAGGAGGAAGGGAAAGAGGTGGTCATGTGTGCTTCAACCGGAAATACTTCCGCCTCGGCAGCCGCCTATGCTAAAAGAGCAGGATTATCCTGTGTCGTACTCATCCCTCAGGGAAAAATTGCTCTGTTCGGCAATAGCACCCATTGCCAACTCGGGCTGGCCGGGCACCCCCAACTTGCGCACCAGCAACACATCGAGCGGCGCAGCGAGCGCTTGCGCCACTTCGTAGGCGACCGGCACACC
- a CDS encoding HAD family hydrolase, with product MFKLFIWDLDNTLVGTSPLLWGAFSWVAEKYTGRAMSPAEIVSLYGPPEDQVIAKIVGNEKKEEALQEFYAFYEKKHQELVEVFAPVVEAILFLRKKGVKQALFTSKGRKSAMMTLEKLNLGRLFDFVLCGDEVEHAKPSPEGVWQILSFFGMQPEEAVYVGDSPLDAQAAAGAQVPFVMVLWDSFHRERAPEVRAYRFFAKPEEFFDWVKEVYR from the coding sequence ATGTTTAAACTTTTTATCTGGGATCTGGATAACACGTTGGTGGGTACTTCCCCGCTTCTGTGGGGAGCCTTTTCTTGGGTGGCGGAAAAATACACTGGTCGTGCAATGAGTCCGGCTGAAATCGTGAGCCTCTATGGACCTCCCGAAGACCAGGTGATTGCAAAAATAGTGGGGAATGAAAAGAAAGAAGAAGCGTTGCAGGAATTTTACGCCTTCTATGAGAAAAAACATCAGGAACTGGTGGAAGTCTTTGCGCCGGTGGTGGAGGCCATTCTGTTTTTGCGAAAGAAGGGTGTGAAACAAGCCCTTTTTACCTCTAAAGGTCGGAAAAGTGCGATGATGACCCTGGAGAAACTCAATCTTGGAAGGCTCTTCGATTTTGTTCTCTGTGGAGACGAAGTTGAACATGCCAAACCTTCCCCGGAAGGGGTTTGGCAAATTCTCTCCTTTTTTGGTATGCAACCAGAGGAAGCAGTGTATGTGGGTGATTCACCTCTTGATGCACAGGCTGCAGCAGGTGCTCAAGTTCCCTTTGTGATGGTTTTATGGGATTCGTTTCATCGTGAGAGGGCCCCCGAGGTCAGAGCTTACCGGTTTTTTGCAAAGCCCGAAGAGTTCTTTGACTGGGTAAAGGAAGTGTACCGATGA
- the thrC gene encoding threonine synthase produces GKLSQALMHGARVLAVQGNFDQALQVVRFITSHYPVALVNSLNPHRIEGQKTASFEVVEWLGKVPDFLALPVGNAGNITAYWRGFRELFELKKTSVLPRMLGFQAAGACPLVLGKPVENPHTVATAIRIGNPASWKGAIAAKEESGGLIDAVADEEILGAQGMLAEEEGIFVEPASAASVAGVLKKAQEGFFRGSETVVCVLTGHGLKDPDVAIKQCEGRIEEVGASVEEVVRVLGF; encoded by the coding sequence GGGGAAGCTTTCTCAAGCCTTAATGCACGGGGCAAGGGTCCTGGCGGTGCAGGGAAACTTTGACCAGGCCCTTCAGGTGGTGCGTTTCATTACTTCCCACTATCCGGTGGCTCTGGTCAACTCGCTGAATCCGCACCGTATTGAGGGACAAAAAACCGCTTCGTTTGAGGTTGTGGAGTGGTTAGGGAAAGTACCCGATTTTCTGGCTCTTCCGGTGGGGAATGCGGGAAACATTACCGCGTACTGGAGAGGTTTTAGGGAACTTTTTGAGCTGAAAAAAACTTCAGTGTTACCGAGAATGCTTGGCTTTCAAGCGGCTGGTGCTTGCCCTTTGGTTCTGGGTAAACCAGTAGAAAACCCCCATACAGTAGCCACGGCCATTCGTATCGGAAACCCTGCCAGCTGGAAAGGTGCCATAGCTGCCAAGGAGGAATCAGGTGGGCTCATCGATGCGGTTGCCGATGAAGAGATTCTGGGAGCACAAGGGATGTTAGCGGAAGAGGAAGGAATTTTTGTCGAACCAGCCTCGGCGGCATCGGTTGCCGGAGTTTTGAAAAAAGCTCAGGAGGGATTCTTCCGGGGGAGCGAGACGGTGGTATGTGTCCTGACTGGTCATGGTCTCAAAGACCCGGATGTGGCTATA
- a CDS encoding adenosylcobalamin-dependent ribonucleoside-diphosphate reductase, with protein MRFEKVLKRDGKVEEFSPSKITNAIFKALSACGKKDQALAERLTEKVIDVLAQRVTGILPSVETIQDGVEDVLMAEGLSDVARAYILYREKRRNLREAKWQLFGVRDDLKLSLNAVRILQERYLLKNEEGEVVETPKEMMQRVAQAIAAVEKNYGGEEDQTFEEFYTLLCGLLFLPNSPTLMNAGTPLGQLSACFVLPIEDSIDSIFDTLKEMALIHKSGGGTGFNFSHLRPKGDLVQSTGGRASGPVSFMRIFDTATEVVKQGGKRRGANMGILRLNHPDIEEFIRAKERSEFLENFNLSVAVTQEEMEKVKKGDMLELVNPRNGQVVRKINARALFERIAESAWRSGEPGMIFLDRINCDNPTPSLGRIEATNPCGEVPLLPYESCNLGSLNLSRMVKEGRIDYERLKDTVWKAVHFLDNVIDANHYPLSLVEEMVKGNRKIGLGVMGFADMLIQLGIPYYSEGALKVAQEVIQFIALQARLASMRLAEKRGTFPRYPDSIWAKRGLRLRNATLLSIAPTGSISLIASCSSGIEPLFALAFRRYVLEQTEIVEVHPLLEEMFSHYGISETLQRHILEKGNMEGIEGIPPEFHARFFTALEIPPEFHVRMQAAFQKYVDNAVSKTVNLSAESTPQEVLAVYLLAYELQCKGITVYRYQSRPAQVLYLGVEGECKEC; from the coding sequence ATGAGATTTGAGAAAGTCCTGAAACGAGATGGAAAAGTAGAGGAGTTTTCTCCTTCTAAAATCACCAATGCTATCTTCAAAGCGCTTTCTGCTTGTGGGAAAAAAGATCAAGCACTCGCCGAGCGGCTGACTGAAAAGGTCATTGATGTTCTGGCCCAGCGGGTAACCGGCATTTTGCCCAGTGTGGAAACGATTCAAGATGGAGTGGAAGACGTGCTCATGGCGGAAGGACTTTCAGATGTGGCGCGAGCGTATATCCTGTATCGGGAAAAACGGAGAAATCTTCGCGAGGCCAAATGGCAACTTTTTGGTGTTCGGGACGATTTGAAGTTGTCCCTCAATGCAGTGCGAATTTTGCAGGAGCGTTATCTCCTCAAGAATGAAGAAGGAGAAGTGGTGGAAACACCAAAAGAAATGATGCAGCGTGTGGCGCAAGCCATTGCGGCAGTGGAAAAGAATTACGGTGGGGAAGAAGACCAGACCTTTGAAGAATTTTATACTCTGCTTTGCGGGCTGCTTTTTTTGCCAAATTCCCCCACACTCATGAATGCTGGAACTCCTCTTGGACAGCTTTCTGCTTGTTTTGTATTGCCCATTGAGGATTCCATTGACTCGATTTTTGATACTTTAAAGGAAATGGCTCTGATCCATAAATCAGGAGGTGGAACCGGGTTTAACTTTTCTCATTTACGTCCCAAGGGGGATCTAGTTCAAAGTACTGGCGGACGGGCTTCTGGACCGGTTTCGTTTATGAGGATTTTTGATACGGCAACTGAGGTGGTGAAGCAGGGAGGAAAAAGGCGCGGTGCCAATATGGGTATTTTGCGTTTGAATCACCCTGATATTGAAGAATTCATTCGAGCAAAGGAGCGATCCGAATTTTTGGAGAACTTTAACCTTTCGGTGGCAGTGACACAGGAAGAAATGGAAAAAGTGAAAAAGGGCGATATGCTTGAACTGGTTAATCCCCGCAATGGACAGGTAGTTAGGAAAATCAATGCTCGTGCCCTTTTTGAACGAATTGCGGAAAGTGCCTGGAGGAGTGGGGAACCAGGAATGATTTTCCTGGATCGGATTAACTGTGATAATCCCACACCGTCTCTGGGAAGGATTGAAGCAACCAATCCCTGTGGGGAAGTACCGTTGCTACCGTATGAATCCTGTAACCTGGGTTCTCTCAATCTTTCCCGGATGGTGAAAGAGGGACGGATTGATTATGAACGATTGAAGGATACGGTATGGAAGGCTGTCCATTTTTTGGATAACGTGATTGACGCAAACCATTATCCTTTGTCTCTGGTAGAGGAAATGGTTAAAGGGAATCGAAAGATTGGCCTTGGAGTTATGGGTTTTGCTGATATGCTCATCCAGCTGGGGATTCCCTATTACAGCGAGGGTGCTTTGAAGGTTGCTCAAGAGGTTATCCAGTTTATTGCTTTGCAGGCTCGGCTGGCTTCGATGAGACTGGCTGAAAAGCGGGGTACCTTCCCCAGGTATCCCGATAGTATTTGGGCGAAAAGGGGTCTTCGACTTCGTAATGCGACTCTGCTTTCCATTGCTCCAACCGGTTCTATCAGTTTGATTGCTTCCTGCTCAAGTGGCATTGAACCGCTTTTTGCTCTGGCTTTTCGTCGTTACGTTCTGGAGCAAACGGAGATTGTGGAGGTGCACCCTCTTTTAGAGGAAATGTTTTCTCATTACGGAATTTCAGAAACTTTGCAGCGTCACATTCTTGAGAAAGGGAACATGGAAGGAATCGAGGGAATTCCACCGGAATTTCACGCCCGGTTTTTCACCGCTTTGGAAATTCCTCCCGAATTCCATGTTCGGATGCAGGCTGCTTTCCAAAAGTATGTTGATAACGCAGTTTCAAAAACGGTGAATCTCTCAGCAGAATCGACTCCCCAAGAAGTGCTCGCGGTGTACCTTTTGGCTTATGAATTGCAGTGCAAGGGTATTACCGTATACCGTTACCAGAGTCGACCCGCACAGGTTCTATATCTTGGAGTGGAGGGAGAGTGCAAAGAATGCTGA